A stretch of the Flavobacterium aquiphilum genome encodes the following:
- a CDS encoding NADP-dependent malic enzyme, whose protein sequence is MDKNSKRREALLYHAEPTPGKIQVVPTKKYATQRDLSLAYSPGVAEPCLEIAKDINNVYKYTAKGNLVAVISNGTAVLGLGDIGPEAGKPVMEGKGLLFKIFSDIDVFDIEIGTKNVEEFIQTVKNIAPTFGGINLEDIKAPESFEIERRLVEELDIPVMHDDQHGTAIISSAALINALELAGKKPEEAKMVVSGAGSAAIACADLYVSLGVKRENISMFNSKGLLTKDNPSLSELQQKYAVEGPAISLAESVKGADVFIGLSTADVLTSEMLLTMADNPIVFAMANPNPEIDYNVAISTRKDVIMATGRSDHPNQVNNVLGFPYIFRGALDVRATKINEAMKMAAVKALAALAKENVPEQVNIAYNATKLVFGTEYIIPKPFDPRLIAVVPLAVAKAAMESGVALNPITDWEAYEEELRNRLGNDNKMVRMITNRAKTDPKRVVFAEAEHLDVLKAAQIVYEEGIGFPILLGNKEIIVELKQELGFDADVQIIDPKLDEENERRSRYAVALWESRKRNGVSLFDAEKFMKERNYFAAMMVNTGEADGLVSGHSRSYPSVVKPMLQVIGKAPNAALVATTNIMMTSRGPMFLADTAINVDPTAEELAKIAVMTANTVRMFGEEPVIAMVSYSNFGSSGFKSATKVKDAVAFLHENHPEIVVDGEIQADFALNPDMLAAKFPFSKLSGKKVNTLVFPNLESANITYKLMKELNKVSSIGPIMMGMKNPVHVFQLGASVEEMVNMAAIAVIDAQEKSKRLNG, encoded by the coding sequence ATGGATAAGAATAGTAAAAGAAGAGAGGCGTTATTGTATCACGCTGAGCCCACTCCAGGAAAAATCCAAGTAGTTCCAACCAAAAAATATGCAACACAAAGAGATCTGTCTTTGGCTTATTCTCCCGGAGTTGCTGAACCTTGTTTGGAAATTGCAAAAGACATTAACAATGTTTATAAATATACAGCCAAAGGGAATTTGGTAGCAGTTATTTCGAATGGAACTGCGGTTTTGGGACTTGGCGATATTGGTCCTGAAGCGGGAAAACCAGTAATGGAAGGGAAAGGTCTTTTATTTAAAATATTTTCGGATATTGATGTTTTTGACATCGAAATTGGAACCAAAAATGTTGAAGAATTTATCCAGACAGTAAAAAATATTGCACCCACTTTTGGTGGAATCAATTTAGAAGACATTAAAGCACCTGAATCTTTTGAAATTGAAAGAAGATTGGTCGAAGAACTTGATATTCCGGTTATGCACGACGATCAGCATGGTACCGCAATTATTTCTTCGGCGGCTTTAATCAATGCATTGGAATTGGCCGGGAAAAAACCCGAAGAGGCAAAAATGGTTGTATCAGGAGCGGGATCAGCAGCTATTGCTTGTGCTGATTTGTATGTGTCCTTGGGAGTGAAAAGGGAGAATATTTCAATGTTCAATAGTAAAGGGCTTTTGACAAAAGACAATCCGTCACTGTCTGAATTGCAACAAAAATATGCGGTAGAAGGTCCAGCAATTTCACTTGCAGAATCTGTAAAGGGAGCTGATGTTTTCATTGGATTGTCAACTGCGGATGTGTTGACTTCGGAAATGTTATTGACCATGGCTGATAATCCGATAGTATTTGCAATGGCAAATCCAAATCCTGAAATTGACTATAATGTTGCGATTTCAACTCGTAAGGATGTTATCATGGCAACGGGACGTTCCGATCATCCTAACCAGGTAAATAATGTACTTGGATTCCCATACATTTTTAGAGGGGCACTTGATGTTCGTGCTACCAAGATAAATGAAGCAATGAAAATGGCTGCTGTAAAAGCACTTGCGGCATTGGCCAAAGAAAATGTTCCGGAACAAGTAAACATAGCTTATAATGCAACCAAATTGGTTTTTGGTACAGAGTATATTATTCCAAAACCTTTTGATCCGAGATTGATTGCTGTTGTGCCGCTAGCTGTTGCAAAAGCCGCAATGGAATCGGGTGTGGCATTGAATCCAATAACAGATTGGGAAGCGTATGAAGAAGAACTTCGTAATCGTCTTGGCAATGACAACAAAATGGTTCGAATGATTACCAATAGGGCAAAAACTGATCCCAAGAGAGTAGTTTTTGCGGAAGCGGAACACTTGGACGTTTTAAAAGCTGCCCAAATTGTTTATGAAGAAGGTATCGGTTTTCCAATTTTGTTAGGAAATAAAGAAATAATAGTAGAGTTGAAACAAGAATTAGGTTTCGATGCTGATGTTCAGATTATTGATCCAAAACTGGATGAAGAGAATGAAAGAAGATCGAGATATGCTGTAGCTTTGTGGGAATCCAGAAAAAGAAATGGGGTTTCGCTTTTTGATGCTGAAAAGTTCATGAAAGAGAGAAATTATTTCGCAGCCATGATGGTGAATACAGGTGAGGCTGATGGTTTGGTTTCCGGACATTCCAGAAGTTATCCATCTGTAGTAAAACCAATGTTGCAAGTAATTGGTAAGGCTCCAAATGCTGCTTTGGTTGCGACCACAAATATCATGATGACCAGTCGTGGACCAATGTTCTTGGCAGATACAGCAATTAATGTTGATCCAACTGCTGAAGAATTGGCAAAAATTGCGGTGATGACAGCTAATACAGTCAGAATGTTTGGCGAGGAACCAGTGATTGCAATGGTGTCCTATTCCAATTTTGGATCTTCAGGATTTAAAAGTGCCACAAAAGTGAAAGATGCGGTAGCTTTCTTGCACGAAAATCACCCGGAGATTGTTGTTGATGGCGAGATTCAGGCTGATTTTGCTTTGAATCCAGATATGTTGGCTGCAAAATTTCCTTTTTCCAAATTGTCTGGGAAAAAAGTAAATACTTTAGTTTTTCCAAATCTGGAATCGGCTAATATTACTTATAAACTCATGAAAGAGTTGAATAAAGTTTCTTCTATTGGGCCAATTATGATGGGAATGAAAAATCCTGTTCATGTTTTTCAATTAGGTGCAAGTGTTGAAGAAATGGTCAATATGGCTGCCATTGCGGTTATTGACGCACAGGAAAAAAGCAAGAGGTTGAACGGTTAA
- the sprA gene encoding cell surface protein SprA has product MHKIYIFLLVFFCGFISQAQVQGVVQDTVKKGYDVGEIKLANPKSILSAYTYDPVTDTYVYSNSVDDYNINYPIVLTPAEYEKLMLRESMNQYFAKKLDAIDGNKIGSDAAKKDLLPRYYIKSGLFESIFGSNTIDVKPTGSIEIDLGMLYTKQDNPAFSQRNRTNTSFDFNQRISMSLLGKVGTRLQVNANFDTQSTFAFQNLLKLEYTPAEDDIIRKIEVGNVSMPLNSTLIQGAQSLFGVKTELQFGKTTVTGVFSEQKSQAKSVIAQGGGTIQEFDMYGLDYDNDRHFFLSQYFRDKYDASLKNYPFIDSRIQITRLEVWVTNKQNRVNTTSNNLRNIIAIQDLGEAQLKNVPDNKVVVLNPSTGMFVKPIDSPSDNANNLYDPTLIKTNSGYLNDNIREIVTASSGFSPSISVSEGRDYSKLENARKLLPNEYTFNAQLGYISLQQRLGNDEILAVAYQYSIGDKVYQVGEFGNDGIEATVVNGSQPSNQTIVSQTLVLKMLKSSLTNVTDPVWNLMMKNIYQIQGAYQLQQEDFRLNVLYKNPSALNYITPVEGHPFPANPTPENTIENTTLLKVLNLDKLNYNNDPQAGGDGFFDFIPGLTVDTQNGRIIFTTKEPFGELLFKKLDDPNAPANYDDVKTYNENQRKYVNPYMYRLTQAAAIQNPEVNKFLLRGKYKSVGSEGIPIGAFNVPLGSVRVTAAGRVLVEGVDYSVNYQLGRVQILDPSLQASNTPVEISLENNSVFGQQTRRFFGVNVDHLISENFMVGATFLNMKEKPFTQKSSYGQESVNNSIFGLHGNFSSQVPFFTRLVNKLPNIDTDVSSNISVRGELAYLMPNASNGDKFQGESTIYVDDFESSQSSIDLRSPYAWSLSSTPENNTTSTYNFNGNLDGLDYGFKRAKLSWYSIDPVFYTSKPSGISNDDLSLNTTRRVYSEELYPLTDIVQGQSLVVSTLDLSYYPKERGPYNNSSNVSNNPKENFGGIVRSLSSTNFEQSNVEYIQFWVMDPYVGTGSIPKSNTGKVYFNLGEISEDVLKDGRKVYENGFGSNQVLVSPPPVWGNAPASQSLIYAFDNNSGNRTSQDIGFDGLPTSEEGKVYTNYASQPDPAGDNYTYYLNTSGDIVSRYKNYNGIDGNSDVDINSANRGSSTVPDVEDVNRDNTMNTINAYYEYSVEMKPDMTVGQNYIADIRNTSVTLPNGNTTEARWIQFKIPISQPENTIGKITDFRSIRFMRMFMTNFTDQVTLRFGALDLIRAEWRRYAQALDYNDTNQDDDGTIFETASVNIEENSTRCPINYVTPPSVVREELYNNNTLIRQNEQSLSMRVSGNGLEPKDGRGAFKSFNIDMRQYNKLKMFLHAESLPGEIALQDNQMVAFLRFGADYSTDFYQVEIPLKVTVASSSGGKECPPLNAELVWPTENEIDLSLASLTQLKLKSLKIDKSTLPPDGIYYSDDDPSEPDGDGNTKLRLGIKGNPNLGLIRNIMLGVKSNELHQDIKGEVWFNELRLADMDNKGGMAALLNIDTNFADLATVSLTGNMKNIGFGTIEQGPNERSREDIQQYNVVTNINLGKFLPKKWGVNVPFNYSVGEEIIKPEYDPVYEDIKLKQVLDNAENAEDRKTKLDQAIDYTKRKSINLIGVRKERPTEKKPMPYDAENFTFSQYYNEVERHDFEIEKNKDQQSRTTVDYAYSFQPKPIEPFQKTKFMSKSSYWKFLKDFNFNYLPSSITFNTNVVRQSNEQQFRQVEEIGIGFEPLYRRNFGFNYQYGFNFNLTKSLKINYTAASRNLVKNYLDENNQPMDDVTIWDGYFDTGTPNFHMQQFVLNYEIPFEKIPFLSFIKANYTYTGDYSWQKASNALTNIEIEGETYDLGNTVQNARSTSFNSTMNMETLYKYLGISKSSGSKPKPVAAPKPGEKIVKVDAARKINQNQFVDGLKGILTSVKSITLSFTQNEGTNLPGYLPSVGFFGSSKPTMGFVFGSQSDVRYEAAKRGWLTTYQEFNQNYTTVNTETFKGSANLELTPDLKIDLLGDRSYSESFSEQYDVGADGSYNPRSPYSFGNFSVSTILIGTSFSTSNEVRSTAFDQFRNNRLTVANRLATERGIDINDPANLDSKGYPKGYSSSSQAVLLPSFLAAYSGTSADNVSFDIFKSFPLPNWAIRYTGLMRYEFFKKNFKRFSLQQNYRASYTVNSFRSNFNYTKEPNGIDDSGNYYSPTIMSNVTLVEQFNPLIRVDFELKNSMKLLTEIKRDRALSMSFDNNLLTEVHGVDYTVGLGYRIKDVTFSSRLADNPMGILKSDINIKMDLTYRDSQTIVRYLDYDNNQLGGGTNTWTINTTADYSLSKNLTIIFYYNHSFSKPVISTSFPITNIRSGFTFRYNFGN; this is encoded by the coding sequence ATGCATAAAATTTACATTTTTTTGCTGGTATTTTTTTGTGGTTTTATATCACAGGCTCAAGTGCAAGGTGTTGTTCAGGACACCGTAAAAAAAGGATATGATGTAGGGGAAATAAAGCTGGCAAACCCTAAAAGTATTTTGTCTGCCTATACCTATGATCCAGTTACTGATACTTATGTCTATAGTAATTCCGTAGACGATTACAATATCAATTACCCTATTGTTTTGACTCCTGCTGAATATGAAAAATTGATGCTGAGAGAATCAATGAATCAATATTTTGCTAAAAAACTTGACGCTATTGACGGTAACAAAATAGGAAGTGATGCCGCCAAAAAAGATTTATTGCCACGGTATTACATAAAATCCGGGCTTTTTGAATCTATTTTTGGAAGTAATACTATTGATGTAAAACCTACTGGATCCATTGAGATAGATTTGGGAATGTTGTATACCAAACAGGATAATCCGGCATTTTCTCAACGTAACAGGACAAATACTTCATTCGATTTTAATCAAAGGATAAGTATGAGTTTGTTGGGGAAAGTGGGAACCAGACTTCAGGTTAATGCCAATTTTGATACTCAGTCTACTTTTGCTTTTCAAAATTTATTGAAATTAGAATATACTCCGGCTGAAGATGATATTATTCGAAAAATTGAAGTAGGAAATGTTAGCATGCCGTTAAATAGCACTTTGATTCAAGGAGCACAAAGTTTATTTGGGGTAAAAACAGAATTACAATTTGGGAAAACAACGGTTACCGGTGTTTTTTCAGAACAAAAATCTCAGGCCAAAAGTGTAATTGCTCAAGGTGGAGGTACTATTCAGGAATTTGATATGTATGGTCTGGATTATGATAATGACCGTCACTTCTTTTTGTCTCAATATTTTAGGGACAAATATGATGCTTCGCTAAAAAATTACCCTTTTATTGATTCGAGAATCCAAATAACAAGGTTGGAAGTTTGGGTTACCAATAAGCAAAATAGGGTAAATACAACCAGTAATAATTTAAGAAACATTATAGCGATTCAGGATTTGGGGGAAGCGCAATTGAAAAATGTTCCAGATAATAAAGTGGTTGTGCTTAATCCTTCTACAGGGATGTTTGTCAAACCAATTGATTCTCCATCAGATAATGCGAATAACTTATATGACCCAACTTTAATTAAAACCAATTCAGGTTATTTAAATGATAATATCCGTGAAATAGTAACGGCAAGTTCTGGTTTTTCACCTTCTATCAGTGTGAGTGAAGGACGAGATTATTCGAAATTGGAGAATGCCAGAAAGTTATTGCCGAATGAGTACACTTTTAACGCACAGCTTGGATATATTTCCCTTCAACAACGATTGGGGAATGATGAAATTTTGGCGGTAGCTTATCAATATTCTATCGGAGATAAAGTTTATCAGGTGGGTGAGTTTGGAAATGACGGTATTGAGGCAACAGTGGTTAATGGATCACAGCCATCCAATCAAACGATTGTTTCTCAGACTTTGGTTCTTAAAATGTTAAAAAGTAGTTTGACGAACGTAACAGATCCAGTTTGGAATTTGATGATGAAAAATATCTATCAAATACAAGGAGCTTATCAATTACAGCAAGAAGATTTTAGGTTGAATGTTTTATATAAAAACCCTTCGGCTTTAAATTACATAACTCCAGTAGAGGGGCATCCTTTTCCAGCGAACCCAACTCCCGAAAATACTATTGAGAACACTACTTTGTTGAAAGTCCTTAATTTGGATAAATTGAACTACAACAATGATCCGCAAGCTGGCGGCGATGGTTTTTTTGATTTTATTCCAGGTTTAACAGTAGATACACAAAACGGTAGAATCATTTTTACGACCAAAGAACCTTTTGGTGAGTTATTGTTTAAAAAGTTGGATGATCCAAATGCTCCGGCAAATTACGATGATGTAAAGACTTATAACGAAAACCAAAGAAAGTACGTAAACCCTTATATGTACAGGCTTACTCAAGCAGCAGCCATACAAAATCCCGAAGTGAACAAGTTTTTATTACGAGGAAAGTATAAATCTGTGGGGAGTGAAGGAATTCCTATTGGGGCATTCAACGTTCCTTTGGGATCGGTAAGAGTAACTGCAGCTGGTAGGGTTTTGGTTGAGGGAGTCGATTATAGTGTCAATTATCAATTGGGGAGAGTACAAATTTTGGATCCTTCATTACAGGCATCAAATACACCTGTTGAAATTTCATTGGAAAACAACTCTGTTTTTGGACAACAGACAAGAAGATTTTTTGGGGTTAATGTAGATCATTTAATTTCAGAAAATTTTATGGTCGGGGCTACTTTCTTGAATATGAAAGAGAAGCCATTTACCCAAAAATCAAGTTATGGCCAGGAATCTGTAAATAATTCCATTTTTGGATTGCATGGAAATTTCTCTTCACAAGTGCCATTTTTTACTCGTTTGGTTAATAAATTGCCAAATATTGATACCGATGTTTCTTCCAATATTTCGGTAAGGGGTGAATTGGCTTATTTGATGCCTAATGCATCTAATGGAGATAAATTTCAAGGAGAATCTACTATTTATGTTGACGATTTTGAAAGTTCACAGTCTTCTATAGATTTGCGTTCGCCTTATGCTTGGTCATTGTCATCGACGCCAGAGAATAATACAACCAGTACTTATAATTTTAACGGAAACTTGGATGGGTTGGATTATGGTTTCAAAAGAGCCAAACTATCCTGGTATTCTATAGATCCTGTTTTTTATACATCAAAGCCATCGGGAATAAGTAATGATGATTTGTCCTTGAATACAACGAGAAGAGTTTATAGCGAAGAATTGTATCCGCTGACTGATATAGTACAGGGGCAGTCGCTCGTTGTGAGTACCCTGGATTTGAGTTATTATCCAAAAGAACGTGGACCATATAATAACTCATCTAATGTATCTAATAATCCCAAAGAAAATTTTGGAGGAATAGTGAGATCCTTAAGTTCAACAAATTTTGAACAAAGCAACGTAGAGTATATTCAATTTTGGGTTATGGATCCTTATGTAGGAACCGGAAGTATTCCAAAATCAAATACAGGAAAAGTCTATTTTAACCTTGGGGAAATTTCAGAAGATGTCTTGAAAGATGGACGAAAAGTATATGAAAACGGTTTTGGCTCTAATCAAGTTTTGGTAAGTCCGCCTCCTGTTTGGGGAAATGCGCCAGCTTCTCAATCATTGATTTATGCTTTTGATAATAATTCTGGTAATAGAACTAGCCAGGATATAGGTTTTGATGGGCTTCCTACCAGCGAAGAGGGAAAAGTGTATACTAATTATGCTTCACAACCCGACCCGGCAGGTGATAATTATACTTACTACTTGAATACTTCAGGTGACATAGTAAGTCGTTATAAAAATTATAATGGAATTGATGGAAATTCAGATGTTGACATTAATTCTGCCAATAGAGGTTCTTCAACAGTTCCGGATGTGGAAGACGTGAATAGGGATAACACTATGAATACTATCAATGCGTATTATGAATACAGTGTTGAAATGAAACCAGATATGACCGTTGGGCAAAATTATATTGCGGACATAAGAAATACGTCGGTTACATTACCAAATGGAAATACGACTGAAGCCAGATGGATTCAGTTTAAGATTCCAATTTCTCAACCGGAAAATACTATTGGGAAAATAACTGATTTTAGGTCTATCCGATTCATGAGAATGTTTATGACCAATTTTACCGATCAGGTTACGTTGCGTTTTGGGGCATTGGATTTAATAAGAGCAGAATGGAGACGTTATGCTCAGGCGTTGGATTATAATGATACCAATCAGGATGATGACGGGACTATTTTTGAAACGGCTTCGGTAAATATTGAGGAAAATTCCACCAGATGCCCAATAAATTATGTAACTCCGCCAAGTGTAGTAAGAGAGGAGTTGTACAATAATAATACGCTTATCCGTCAGAATGAGCAATCTTTATCAATGAGAGTTTCAGGAAATGGACTTGAACCTAAAGATGGACGTGGGGCTTTCAAAAGTTTCAATATTGATATGCGTCAATACAATAAACTTAAAATGTTTTTGCATGCAGAATCTTTGCCGGGAGAAATTGCTTTACAAGATAACCAAATGGTAGCTTTTTTGCGTTTTGGAGCCGATTATTCAACTGATTTTTATCAAGTGGAAATTCCTTTGAAAGTTACGGTTGCCTCTTCTTCAGGAGGTAAAGAATGTCCACCGTTGAATGCGGAATTAGTTTGGCCAACGGAGAACGAAATCGATTTGTCTTTGGCATCATTGACACAATTAAAACTTAAGTCTTTGAAAATTGATAAATCAACTTTGCCGCCAGATGGGATTTATTATTCGGATGACGATCCAAGTGAGCCAGATGGTGATGGTAACACTAAGCTGCGTTTAGGAATCAAAGGAAATCCCAATTTAGGGTTGATTCGAAATATAATGCTTGGTGTAAAAAGTAATGAACTGCATCAGGATATAAAAGGTGAAGTGTGGTTCAATGAACTTCGTTTGGCCGATATGGATAACAAGGGAGGAATGGCAGCTTTGTTAAATATCGATACTAATTTTGCTGATTTGGCGACAGTCTCATTAACCGGAAACATGAAAAATATCGGTTTTGGAACTATTGAACAAGGTCCTAACGAAAGAAGCAGGGAAGATATCCAACAGTATAATGTGGTTACCAATATTAATTTGGGTAAATTTTTACCTAAAAAATGGGGTGTGAACGTACCTTTTAATTATTCTGTAGGGGAGGAAATTATCAAACCTGAATACGACCCTGTTTATGAAGATATCAAACTGAAACAAGTTTTGGATAATGCCGAAAACGCTGAGGATAGAAAGACTAAATTGGATCAGGCGATTGACTATACCAAACGTAAAAGCATCAATTTGATTGGGGTTCGTAAAGAAAGACCGACCGAAAAAAAACCGATGCCATATGATGCCGAAAATTTTACTTTTTCGCAATATTATAATGAAGTAGAACGTCACGATTTTGAGATTGAAAAGAATAAAGATCAGCAGTCCAGAACAACAGTGGATTATGCTTATTCTTTTCAACCTAAGCCAATAGAGCCTTTTCAGAAAACGAAGTTCATGTCGAAAAGCAGTTATTGGAAGTTCTTGAAGGATTTTAATTTTAATTATTTGCCTTCCAGTATCACGTTTAATACTAATGTGGTCAGACAAAGCAATGAGCAACAATTTAGACAGGTAGAGGAAATTGGTATCGGTTTTGAGCCATTGTACCGAAGAAACTTTGGTTTCAATTATCAGTATGGTTTTAATTTTAATTTGACTAAATCATTAAAAATAAACTACACGGCAGCTTCCAGAAACTTGGTGAAAAACTATTTGGATGAGAATAATCAGCCTATGGATGATGTGACTATTTGGGATGGTTATTTCGATACGGGAACCCCAAATTTCCATATGCAGCAGTTTGTTTTGAATTATGAAATTCCTTTTGAAAAAATTCCGTTTTTAAGTTTTATCAAGGCTAATTATACATATACAGGAGACTATAGTTGGCAGAAAGCTTCAAATGCTTTGACTAATATAGAGATTGAAGGTGAAACCTATGATTTAGGGAATACCGTTCAGAATGCTAGGTCGACTAGTTTTAATTCAACTATGAATATGGAAACCCTATATAAATATTTAGGGATTTCCAAAAGTTCTGGCAGTAAGCCAAAACCAGTTGCAGCGCCAAAGCCAGGTGAAAAAATTGTGAAAGTGGATGCGGCAAGAAAGATCAACCAAAATCAGTTTGTTGATGGTTTGAAAGGAATATTGACGAGCGTAAAAAGTATTACTTTAAGTTTTACTCAAAACGAAGGAACAAATCTGCCGGGGTATCTTCCAAGTGTTGGATTCTTTGGTTCTTCAAAACCTACTATGGGATTTGTTTTCGGTAGTCAAAGCGATGTTCGATATGAAGCCGCAAAAAGAGGTTGGTTGACTACTTATCAAGAGTTCAACCAAAACTACACAACTGTCAATACTGAAACATTTAAGGGTTCTGCTAATTTGGAGTTGACGCCAGATTTGAAAATTGATTTATTGGGTGATCGTTCTTATTCGGAAAGTTTCTCAGAACAGTATGATGTTGGTGCTGATGGAAGTTACAATCCGAGATCTCCATACAGTTTCGGTAATTTCTCAGTTTCGACAATATTGATTGGAACTTCTTTTTCGACCAGTAACGAAGTTAGATCGACTGCTTTTGATCAATTTAGAAATAACAGGCTTACAGTAGCTAATAGGCTGGCAACCGAAAGGGGGATTGATATTAATGATCCGGCAAATCTTGATTCAAAAGGCTATCCAAAAGGCTATTCGAGTTCCAGTCAGGCGGTTTTATTACCTTCATTTTTGGCAGCGTATTCTGGGACAAGTGCGGATAATGTTTCATTTGATATTTTTAAAAGTTTCCCGCTACCTAATTGGGCTATCAGATATACCGGATTGATGCGTTATGAGTTTTTCAAGAAAAATTTCAAACGTTTCTCTTTGCAACAAAATTACAGGGCATCCTATACGGTGAATTCGTTTAGATCGAATTTTAATTATACCAAAGAACCAAATGGCATCGATGACAGCGGGAATTATTATAGTCCAACAATTATGTCAAATGTTACTTTGGTGGAACAGTTTAATCCGTTGATTAGAGTCGATTTCGAATTGAAAAATTCGATGAAGTTATTGACCGAAATAAAAAGGGACAGAGCCTTGTCTATGAGTTTTGATAATAATTTATTGACGGAAGTTCACGGGGTTGACTATACTGTAGGTTTAGGTTATCGTATAAAAGATGTTACTTTTTCTTCCCGATTGGCTGATAATCCGATGGGGATTTTAAAAAGTGATATTAATATCAAGATGGATTTGACTTACAGGGATAGCCAAACGATTGTTCGTTATTTGGATTATGATAACAATCAGTTGGGAGGAGGTACTAATACATGGACAATAAATACTACCGCCGATTATTCGTTGAGTAAAAATTTGACGATAATATTTTATTACAATCACTCTTTTTCAAAACCAGTAATTTCGACTTCATTCCCAATAACGAATATCCGTTCAGGATTTACTTTCAGATATAATTTTGGAAATTAA
- a CDS encoding CBS domain-containing protein, giving the protein MTVNQILSTKGSEVYSIVSTITVFEALKVLGEKNIGAIPVIEDGILKGILSERDYARKIVLKDKSSKETLVSEIMATDVVTVKPTDNVDYCMELMSKRRIRHLPVVENNTVIGLVSIGDVVKTIIEVQKETIKHLDSYISQ; this is encoded by the coding sequence ATGACTGTAAATCAAATACTAAGCACGAAAGGAAGCGAAGTTTATTCAATTGTTTCAACCATTACAGTATTCGAAGCGTTGAAAGTTTTGGGAGAGAAAAACATTGGGGCAATTCCTGTAATTGAAGACGGAATTTTAAAAGGAATTCTATCTGAAAGAGACTACGCAAGAAAAATTGTTTTAAAGGATAAGTCTTCTAAGGAAACACTCGTAAGTGAAATTATGGCAACTGATGTGGTGACCGTTAAGCCAACAGATAATGTGGATTATTGCATGGAATTAATGAGTAAAAGAAGAATAAGACATTTACCGGTTGTTGAAAATAATACAGTAATTGGTTTGGTGTCTATTGGGGATGTTGTAAAAACAATTATTGAGGTTCAAAAAGAAACAATCAAGCATTTGGATTCTTATATTTCACAATAA
- the ruvA gene encoding Holliday junction branch migration protein RuvA translates to MIAHLQGKLVEKTPTDVVIDCGGVGYQVNISLHTYSLLPNVDFVKLYTHLQIKEDAHTLFGFVEKSEREIFKMLLSVSGIGAGIARTMLSSLEPKQIINAIASGDVATIQRIKGIGSKTAQRVILDLKEKVLKLYDLDEVSMSLSNTNKEEALSALEVLGFVRKTSEKVIEKIIKEDPEATVEAIIKKALKNL, encoded by the coding sequence ATGATAGCACACTTACAAGGAAAATTAGTTGAAAAAACACCCACTGATGTCGTGATTGACTGTGGAGGAGTTGGTTATCAAGTAAATATATCTTTACATACCTATTCGTTGTTGCCCAATGTTGATTTTGTAAAACTTTATACCCACCTTCAAATAAAGGAAGATGCACATACTTTATTTGGTTTTGTGGAAAAATCAGAAAGAGAAATTTTTAAAATGTTGTTGTCGGTATCAGGAATTGGAGCGGGCATCGCTCGAACGATGCTTTCTTCCTTGGAACCTAAACAAATTATCAATGCTATTGCCTCAGGTGACGTGGCTACCATTCAAAGAATAAAAGGGATTGGTAGTAAAACGGCACAAAGGGTAATACTTGATTTAAAAGAAAAAGTGTTAAAATTGTATGATTTAGATGAAGTTTCTATGTCTTTGAGCAATACAAATAAAGAAGAAGCGTTATCTGCACTAGAAGTTCTTGGATTTGTCCGAAAAACATCCGAAAAAGTCATCGAGAAAATCATCAAAGAAGATCCCGAAGCCACTGTAGAGGCTATAATTAAAAAAGCTTTAAAAAATTTATAA